A single region of the Phoenix dactylifera cultivar Barhee BC4 unplaced genomic scaffold, palm_55x_up_171113_PBpolish2nd_filt_p 000930F, whole genome shotgun sequence genome encodes:
- the LOC120107623 gene encoding leucine-rich repeat receptor-like serine/threonine/tyrosine-protein kinase SOBIR1: MPELLPYPLWVSVVISFSIGFALGPFLFILWRLAISRCRRIKTNEEELADTPTVFSPMLRSNLSFIDKLRHNDFPAGLQVIGRGGCGEVYKAELLVSGRRIPIAIKKVLQPSLDAANLTEEENRLLRFQMRQIRSEILTVGRMRHPNLLRLLAHVPQPECHYLVYEFMHYGSLHDVLKRGARELDWPTRYRIALGIAAGLEYLHMVHRPRIIHRDLKPANILLDDGLNARIADFGLAKVVPDFISGPFSSRNIAGTVGYIAPEYFQTLSCTDKCDIYSFGVILAVLVTGKFPNDVFFQMTDEMFIIGWVRSVLRSDNPKVAIDPNLVGCGLEEQMLLVLKIACFCTYDDPSERPNSKDVRCMLSQIKH; encoded by the coding sequence ATGCCCGAGTTGCTCCCTTATCCTCTATGGGTCAGCGTTGTCATCTCCTTCTCCATCGGCTTTGCCTTAGGCCccttcctcttcatcctctgGAGACTCGCCATCAGCCGCTGCCGTCGCATCAAAACCAACGAAGAAGAGCTCGCCGACACTCCCACCGTCTTCAGCCCCATGCTCAGGTCCAACCTCTCCTTCATCGACAAGCTCCGACACAACGACTTCCCCGCCGGTCTCCAGGTCATAGGCCGTGGCGGCTGCGGCGAGGTCTACAAGGCTGAGCTCCTTGTCTCCGGCCGGAGAATCCCCATCGCTATCAAAAAAGTCCTCCAACCGTCCCTCGACGCCGCTAACCTCACCGAAGAAGAGAACAGGCTTCTCCGCTTTCAAATGCGGCAAATCCGGTCGGAaatcctcaccgtcggccggaTGCGCCACCCAAATCTCCTCCGCCTATTGGCACACGTGCCGCAACCTGAGTGCCACTACCTCGTCTATGAATTCATGCACTACGGCTCTCTGCATGACGTGCTAAAGCGCGGAGCTCGCGAGCTGGACTGGCCAACTCGTTATCGAATCGCTCTCGGAATCGCCGCCGGCCTCGAGTATCTCCACATGGTGCACCGGCCAAGAATTATACACAGAGATTTGAAGCCAGCAAATATCTTGCTCGACGACGGACTAAACGCCCGGATTGCCGATTTCGGGCTGGCGAAGGTGGTGCCGGATTTTATCAGCGGACCGTTCAGTTCGCGTAACATCGCCGGAACGGTGGGCTACATCGCACCGGAGTACTTCCAGACATTATCATGCACCGATAAGTGTGACATATACAGCTTTGGAGTGATTCTGGCGGTCCTGGTTACTGGGAAATTTCCAAATGATGTGTTCTTTCAGATGACTGATGAAATGTTCATCATTGGATGGGTGAGGAGTGTGTTACGATCGGATAATCCAAAGGTGGCGATTGATCCGAATTTGGTGGGGTGTGGGCTAGAGGAGCAGATGTTGCTGGTGTTGAAGATTGCTTGTTTTTGTACGTATGATGATCCCAGTGAGAGGCCTAATAGTAAAGATGTTCGGTGTATGCTGTCTCAGATAAAGCATTAG